One Sediminicola sp. YIK13 DNA segment encodes these proteins:
- the glyA gene encoding serine hydroxymethyltransferase — protein sequence MQRDNQIFELIEAEKERQLEGIELIASENFTSPQVMEAAGSVLTNKYAEGYPGKRYYGGCEIVDEVEQIAIDRAKELFGAAYANVQPHSGSQANASVYHACLQPGDKILGFDLSHGGHLTHGSPVNFSGRLYSPVFYGVDEETGVLNYDKIQEIATKEQPKMIIAGASAYSRDMDFKRFREIADSVGALLLGDISHPSGLIAKGILSDPLPHCHIVTTTTHKTLRGPRGGLILMGEDFDNPFGIKLKNGSLRKMSALLDLAVFPGNQGGPLEHIIAAKAIAFGEALTDEFLHYMLQVKKNAAAMAAAFMAKDYKIISGGTDNHMMLIDLRNKDITGKEAENVLVKADITANKNMVPFDDKSPFITSGIRFGTAAITTRGLKEADMATIVEFIDTVLTNKDNEDLIEGVRDQVNELMRGKALFNA from the coding sequence ATGCAGAGAGATAATCAAATTTTTGAATTAATAGAGGCGGAGAAGGAACGTCAATTGGAAGGCATTGAGTTAATAGCCTCTGAAAATTTCACCAGTCCACAGGTCATGGAAGCCGCTGGTTCTGTGTTGACCAACAAATACGCAGAAGGATATCCTGGGAAAAGATATTACGGAGGTTGTGAAATAGTTGATGAAGTAGAGCAGATTGCCATAGATAGGGCAAAAGAGCTTTTTGGAGCTGCCTATGCCAATGTACAGCCCCATTCCGGTTCTCAGGCCAATGCCTCTGTATACCACGCCTGTTTACAGCCCGGGGATAAAATATTGGGATTTGATCTTTCTCATGGGGGGCATTTGACACATGGTTCTCCAGTAAACTTTTCAGGTCGCTTGTATTCACCTGTTTTTTATGGTGTAGATGAGGAGACTGGGGTATTAAATTACGATAAGATCCAAGAGATCGCCACCAAGGAACAACCAAAGATGATTATTGCAGGGGCGTCTGCCTACTCTAGAGACATGGATTTTAAACGTTTCAGGGAAATTGCAGATAGTGTAGGAGCTCTCTTGTTGGGAGATATTTCTCACCCTTCAGGTCTTATTGCTAAAGGAATATTGAGTGATCCCCTTCCACATTGCCATATTGTGACCACAACCACACACAAAACCTTGAGAGGACCAAGAGGAGGGCTAATCTTGATGGGTGAGGATTTTGATAACCCATTTGGAATAAAATTGAAAAATGGCAGCCTTAGGAAAATGTCTGCTCTTTTAGATTTAGCAGTTTTCCCGGGAAATCAGGGTGGACCTTTAGAGCACATTATTGCAGCTAAGGCAATTGCCTTCGGAGAGGCATTAACAGATGAATTTTTGCATTACATGTTGCAGGTGAAAAAGAATGCCGCCGCTATGGCTGCAGCCTTTATGGCCAAGGACTATAAAATTATTTCTGGAGGTACAGACAATCATATGATGTTGATTGACCTACGTAATAAGGATATCACAGGGAAGGAAGCTGAAAATGTTTTGGTAAAAGCAGACATCACAGCAAATAAAAATATGGTTCCTTTTGATGATAAATCCCCTTTTATAACTTCTGGAATACGTTTCGGAACAGCTGCAATCACTACTAGAGGGTTGAAAGAGGCCGATATGGCCACCATCGTAGAATTCATTGATACCGTATTGACCAATAAAGATAACGAAGACCTAATTGAAGGAGTTCGTGATCAGGTCAATGAATTAATGAGAGGAAAGGCGTTGTTTAACGCATAG
- the fahA gene encoding fumarylacetoacetase has protein sequence MPIKSNDPAKKSWIPVSDNSDFPIQNIPFGVFLTRDDIITIGTRIGDHAIDLGALHQLGYFKDIPLTDDIFLQDTLNDFISDGKKTWRLVRNRISEIFDAANPELKNNEDHKKIVLFTMDEIEMQLPVQIGDYTDFYSSKEHATNVGKMFRDPENALLPNWLHIPVGYHGRSSSIVPSGTPIHRPMGQTLPAGSDEPIYGPSKLVDFELEMAFITTDANVLGETIPVNEAENYIFGMVLFNDWSARDIQKWEYVPLGPFLAKNFASSISPWIVTMDALEPFRVESPKQEPQPLPYLQQTGKKGFDINLEVDITPDNGDPTTVTKSNFKYMYWTMSQQLAHHTVNGCKVNSGDMMGSGTISGPTPDSYGSMLELTWRGEKPLKLKDGSERKFIQDHDTVTIRGFCEKSGVRIGFGEVSSKLLPVYQSKKK, from the coding sequence ATGCCCATAAAAAGTAACGACCCTGCAAAAAAAAGTTGGATACCTGTAAGTGACAATTCTGATTTTCCCATTCAGAATATCCCTTTTGGGGTTTTCTTAACGCGGGATGATATTATCACTATAGGGACCAGAATTGGCGACCACGCTATAGATCTAGGTGCGCTGCACCAATTAGGATACTTCAAGGATATTCCATTGACTGATGATATTTTCTTGCAAGACACCTTAAATGATTTTATCTCAGATGGGAAAAAGACCTGGAGATTGGTGAGAAATAGGATTAGTGAAATATTCGACGCCGCTAACCCGGAACTTAAGAACAATGAAGATCATAAAAAGATAGTCCTATTTACGATGGACGAAATAGAAATGCAGCTTCCTGTTCAGATTGGAGACTATACTGATTTTTATTCCAGTAAGGAACACGCCACAAATGTTGGAAAAATGTTCAGGGATCCTGAAAATGCACTGCTTCCTAACTGGTTGCATATTCCCGTGGGATACCATGGAAGAAGCTCCTCTATTGTACCTTCTGGGACACCTATCCACAGGCCAATGGGACAAACATTGCCCGCAGGATCAGATGAGCCTATATACGGCCCTTCCAAGTTAGTCGATTTTGAATTGGAAATGGCTTTTATCACCACAGACGCCAATGTTCTTGGGGAGACCATCCCCGTGAACGAAGCAGAGAACTATATTTTCGGGATGGTCCTATTTAACGATTGGAGCGCTAGGGACATTCAAAAATGGGAATATGTACCCTTAGGCCCATTTTTGGCTAAAAACTTTGCCTCCTCTATTTCACCATGGATCGTTACCATGGACGCTTTGGAGCCGTTTAGAGTGGAAAGCCCTAAACAAGAACCCCAACCACTACCCTATCTTCAACAGACTGGAAAAAAAGGTTTCGACATCAATTTGGAGGTAGACATCACCCCAGACAATGGAGATCCTACTACGGTCACAAAGTCAAATTTTAAGTATATGTATTGGACTATGTCCCAACAATTGGCGCATCATACTGTTAACGGCTGTAAGGTAAACAGTGGTGACATGATGGGTAGCGGTACCATTTCCGGACCAACCCCTGATTCATACGGCTCCATGCTGGAACTGACCTGGAGAGGAGAAAAACCATTGAAACTAAAAGATGGGTCCGAACGTAAGTTTATCCAAGATCATGATACCGTGACCATTCGTGGATTTTGTGAGAAAAGTGGAGTTCGAATAGGCTTTGGAGAAGTATCTTCCAAATTGCTTCCGGTATATCAATCGAAAAAAAAATAA
- the ytxJ gene encoding bacillithiol system redox-active protein YtxJ, with translation MGLLNNIFGNKNSNDKKVETDLPWVNLDSLSQLDEIESKSANRVQVIFKHSTTCGISRMVMNMFKNSYNYPEDQIDLYYLDLLANREVSNGVAEKFQVMHQSPQLLVIKNGTVVAHDSHGAINEISLEKYL, from the coding sequence ATGGGATTATTAAATAATATTTTTGGGAATAAGAATTCTAATGATAAAAAGGTGGAAACCGATTTACCTTGGGTTAATTTGGATTCTTTATCCCAATTGGATGAGATTGAATCAAAATCTGCCAATAGGGTACAGGTGATTTTTAAACATTCTACCACATGTGGCATAAGCAGAATGGTCATGAACATGTTCAAAAATTCATACAATTATCCTGAAGATCAGATAGACCTGTATTATCTAGATCTGCTTGCCAATAGAGAGGTGTCTAACGGAGTGGCGGAAAAATTTCAGGTAATGCATCAATCGCCCCAATTACTGGTGATAAAAAATGGTACAGTGGTAGCCCACGATTCCCATGGGGCCATCAATGAAATTTCTTTGGAGAAATATCTATAA
- the clpB gene encoding ATP-dependent chaperone ClpB, giving the protein MNLNNFTTKSQEAIQQAQQLAQGFGHQQIENEHIFKAIAVVDENVLPFILKKLNVNIGLVNQILDKELESFPKVSGGDLMLSREAGKTITEASVIAKKMEDEYVSIEHLLLAIFKSKSKIAQILKDQGGTEKHLVAAIEELRKGGKVTSQSAEETYNALNKYAKNLNEMADSGKLDPVIGRDEEIRRILQILSRRTKNNPMLVGEPGVGKTAIAEGLAHRIVQGDVPENLKDKTIYSLDMGALIAGAKYKGEFEERLKAVIKEVTSSDGNIVLFIDEIHTLVGAGGGQGAMDAANILKPALARGELRAIGATTLDEYQKYFEKDKALERRFQKIIVDEPDTESAISILRGIKDKYEAHHKVRIKDEAVIAAVELSQRYITNRFLPDKAIDLMDEAASKLRMEINSKPEDLDVMDRKIMQLEIEMEAIKREADHAKLKSLNIDLANLKEDRNELFAKWESEKAVVDNIQKTKQDIEDFKLEAERAERNGDYGTVAELRYGKIKEANEKLETLQKELEEQQIAGTLIKEEVTSEDIAEVVAKWTGIPVAKMLQSEREKLLKLEDVLHKRVVGQDEAIQAVSDAIRRSRAGLQDSKKPIGSFLFLGTTGVGKTELAKTLASYLFDDENAMTRIDMSEYQERHAVSRLVGAPPGYVGYDEGGQLTEAVRRRPYSVVLLDEIEKAHPDTFNILLQVLDEGRLTDNKGRVADFKNTIIIMTSNMGSHIIQEKFEDNKDIYSATEAARVEVLGLLRKTIRPEFLNRIDDIIMFTPLNMENITEIVGLQIDGLKKMLAKQNITIDATEEAISFLANRGYDPQYGARPIKRTIQKEVLNKLSKELLSGSIKADSIILIDAFDDELVFRNQNELVK; this is encoded by the coding sequence ATGAACTTAAATAATTTCACTACAAAGTCACAGGAAGCCATACAGCAAGCGCAGCAGCTCGCTCAAGGTTTTGGACACCAACAAATAGAAAATGAGCATATTTTTAAAGCCATTGCTGTTGTTGATGAAAATGTATTGCCTTTTATCCTTAAGAAACTAAATGTTAACATAGGATTGGTCAACCAGATCTTGGATAAAGAATTAGAAAGTTTTCCCAAAGTGTCTGGCGGAGACTTAATGCTTTCCCGGGAAGCTGGCAAAACAATAACAGAAGCGTCTGTTATTGCCAAAAAAATGGAGGACGAATATGTTTCCATTGAGCATTTACTGTTGGCTATTTTTAAATCGAAAAGCAAGATTGCACAAATCTTAAAAGATCAGGGTGGAACAGAAAAACATCTGGTCGCGGCAATTGAAGAATTGCGAAAAGGCGGTAAAGTAACTTCACAAAGTGCTGAAGAAACATATAATGCACTCAATAAATACGCGAAAAACCTCAATGAAATGGCAGATAGTGGGAAATTAGATCCTGTTATTGGTCGCGATGAGGAAATTAGACGTATCCTACAAATTTTATCTAGAAGAACAAAAAACAACCCTATGCTAGTAGGGGAACCAGGGGTAGGTAAAACTGCTATTGCCGAAGGATTGGCTCATAGAATAGTTCAAGGGGATGTTCCCGAAAATTTAAAGGATAAAACGATATACTCTTTAGATATGGGTGCGTTGATTGCCGGGGCCAAATACAAAGGGGAATTTGAGGAACGCTTAAAAGCGGTCATCAAGGAAGTCACTTCCTCCGATGGCAACATCGTATTATTTATTGATGAAATCCATACCCTGGTAGGGGCTGGAGGTGGTCAGGGCGCCATGGATGCAGCCAACATATTGAAACCTGCCTTGGCAAGGGGCGAATTACGCGCCATTGGTGCCACCACGTTGGATGAGTATCAAAAATATTTTGAAAAGGACAAGGCCCTGGAGAGAAGATTTCAAAAAATTATAGTAGACGAACCTGATACCGAAAGCGCAATTTCCATTTTAAGAGGTATCAAGGACAAATATGAAGCCCATCATAAGGTGCGCATTAAGGATGAAGCGGTCATTGCCGCAGTTGAATTGTCCCAACGGTATATCACCAATAGATTTTTACCGGACAAGGCCATTGATCTTATGGATGAGGCGGCCTCCAAACTTCGTATGGAAATAAATTCCAAACCTGAAGATTTGGATGTCATGGATCGAAAAATTATGCAGCTCGAAATTGAAATGGAGGCCATCAAAAGGGAAGCAGATCACGCTAAATTGAAATCTCTCAATATTGATCTGGCAAACCTAAAAGAAGACAGAAACGAGCTGTTTGCCAAATGGGAAAGTGAAAAAGCGGTTGTTGACAATATTCAAAAAACAAAACAGGATATTGAAGACTTTAAATTGGAAGCTGAACGTGCAGAGCGAAATGGGGATTACGGCACGGTTGCCGAGTTACGCTATGGAAAAATAAAAGAGGCCAACGAAAAGCTGGAAACCCTCCAAAAAGAATTGGAAGAACAGCAAATTGCAGGCACATTGATCAAGGAAGAGGTAACCAGTGAGGATATTGCAGAGGTTGTTGCCAAATGGACAGGGATCCCTGTTGCCAAAATGCTTCAAAGTGAACGTGAGAAACTCTTAAAATTGGAAGATGTACTTCACAAAAGAGTCGTAGGACAAGATGAAGCCATACAGGCCGTATCGGATGCCATCAGGAGAAGCAGGGCCGGTTTACAGGATTCCAAAAAACCAATTGGTTCCTTTCTGTTCCTAGGAACTACTGGAGTTGGTAAAACAGAACTCGCAAAAACATTGGCTTCCTACCTCTTTGATGATGAAAATGCCATGACGAGAATTGATATGAGTGAATATCAAGAGCGACATGCCGTGAGTAGATTGGTAGGCGCGCCTCCAGGATATGTTGGATACGATGAAGGCGGTCAGTTGACGGAAGCTGTAAGACGCAGACCGTATTCAGTGGTGTTACTGGATGAGATTGAAAAAGCACATCCAGATACTTTTAATATCCTATTACAGGTATTGGATGAAGGAAGGTTAACCGACAACAAAGGACGTGTGGCAGATTTCAAGAATACCATCATTATCATGACCAGTAATATGGGCAGTCATATTATTCAAGAAAAATTTGAGGATAATAAAGATATCTATAGCGCGACTGAAGCAGCGAGAGTTGAAGTACTGGGACTGTTACGTAAAACAATACGTCCCGAATTCTTAAATAGAATAGATGATATCATTATGTTCACTCCTTTAAATATGGAGAATATTACCGAAATAGTAGGTCTGCAAATAGACGGTCTCAAGAAAATGTTAGCCAAGCAGAACATTACAATTGATGCTACCGAAGAGGCCATTTCATTTCTAGCTAACCGGGGATACGATCCTCAGTACGGAGCTAGACCTATAAAGAGGACCATACAAAAAGAAGTCCTTAATAAGCTATCCAAAGAGCTACTTAGTGGTAGTATAAAAGCCGATAGTATTATTCTTATTGATGCTTTTGATGATGAACTGGTATTTAGAAACCAAAATGAATTGGTAAAATAA
- a CDS encoding TetR/AcrR family transcriptional regulator: MSTKAERTTAYIIETVAPIFNKYGYVGTSMSHLTDATGLTKGALYGNFENKEALALSAFEYNSKRLLEAIDEALNSEGDSLQKLFKLTDLYRHYSEFTYDLGGCPVLNVGVDAQENNHLLAAAVKETVKTIEGKIALVIEKGVKDNEISIPVTPLQFAKQLYTMIQGAVAMATITRDKKYLLNTIAYLDQLISKEIKK, from the coding sequence ATGTCGACCAAAGCTGAAAGAACCACCGCCTACATCATTGAAACAGTTGCCCCAATTTTTAACAAATATGGGTATGTAGGTACCAGTATGAGCCACCTAACAGATGCAACTGGACTAACCAAGGGTGCGCTTTATGGTAATTTCGAAAACAAAGAAGCATTGGCCCTTTCTGCGTTTGAATACAACAGCAAAAGATTATTGGAAGCAATTGATGAAGCACTAAATAGTGAGGGCGATTCTCTTCAAAAACTATTTAAACTAACCGACCTGTATCGCCATTATAGCGAATTTACGTATGACTTAGGAGGATGTCCCGTTTTAAACGTAGGAGTAGATGCTCAGGAAAACAATCATTTACTAGCAGCGGCAGTAAAAGAAACCGTAAAAACCATTGAAGGAAAAATAGCTTTGGTGATAGAAAAAGGGGTCAAGGACAATGAGATCAGTATTCCGGTAACGCCTCTACAATTTGCCAAGCAATTATATACCATGATCCAAGGTGCTGTGGCCATGGCCACAATTACGAGGGACAAAAAGTACCTATTGAATACCATTGCCTACTTGGACCAATTGATCAGTAAGGAAATTAAAAAATAA
- a CDS encoding PorP/SprF family type IX secretion system membrane protein — MGKLRLILLYFIVVLGVNAQEVELPGDFRQHNLTTFNASLLNPTFALDQNRPQSIALWTRWQWQTVDADPTTTFINYTTSLNENSVIGGGFLQHNTGVYLQTGGILNYAYAFEISENAKLALGINVLGYQREIADDRFASSGGINILNADSNEFIMQFAPGIRLMLDAFSLSFTSENIVQISSNNNANENTKKVFLGAMAYDFPVPLFGGTGGTSLRPMLYLKSIPEMETQLGFNALLTSQRFWAQGGYNSFYGVSAGVGGIFLKSLSIGILMEFGLDQGVKDKDATFELVTAIRFGNKKETEILPQEIEITKGLNNENEETREGKEMMKNKEKVIESKKQAAIPQEKMTKIKTAEIKNEVALKTEQPSKPESVTKGKYEEVENLEGLQPGYYLIANVFGTKKYLDNFMESLRKKGLEPKSFYRSFNKFNYVYLESYNSLEAAEKARDSKFYGRYTDETWIFRVIGN, encoded by the coding sequence ATGGGAAAACTTCGTTTAATTCTTTTATACTTTATTGTTGTCCTTGGGGTTAATGCCCAGGAGGTAGAATTGCCCGGCGATTTCAGACAACATAACCTAACGACGTTTAATGCTAGTTTATTGAATCCCACTTTTGCATTGGATCAAAATAGGCCACAATCGATAGCTCTGTGGACCAGGTGGCAATGGCAAACTGTGGATGCGGATCCTACAACCACATTTATAAATTATACGACCAGCCTAAACGAAAATTCTGTAATAGGAGGCGGATTTCTTCAGCACAATACTGGGGTTTATTTGCAGACAGGGGGAATTTTGAATTATGCTTATGCATTTGAAATAAGTGAAAATGCAAAACTGGCATTAGGTATTAATGTGCTGGGCTACCAGAGGGAAATAGCAGATGATAGATTTGCATCATCGGGAGGAATAAATATTTTAAATGCGGATTCCAACGAATTTATAATGCAGTTTGCACCGGGGATTAGATTAATGTTAGATGCCTTTAGCCTCTCCTTTACATCGGAAAATATTGTTCAAATCAGCTCCAATAACAACGCCAACGAGAATACAAAAAAAGTATTCCTTGGAGCTATGGCATATGATTTTCCAGTACCACTTTTTGGTGGAACAGGGGGGACTTCTTTACGTCCTATGCTCTACCTCAAAAGTATTCCCGAAATGGAGACCCAATTAGGGTTCAACGCCTTGCTGACAAGCCAAAGGTTTTGGGCACAAGGAGGGTACAATAGTTTTTATGGAGTTTCTGCGGGGGTGGGAGGAATATTTCTAAAATCCCTTTCAATTGGAATTTTAATGGAATTTGGATTGGACCAAGGCGTCAAGGATAAGGACGCAACATTTGAATTGGTTACGGCCATCAGATTTGGGAATAAGAAAGAGACTGAAATTTTACCACAGGAAATTGAAATTACGAAGGGCTTAAATAATGAAAATGAAGAGACGAGGGAAGGAAAGGAAATGATGAAAAATAAAGAAAAAGTCATAGAAAGTAAAAAACAAGCTGCCATCCCTCAAGAAAAAATGACAAAAATAAAAACAGCGGAGATCAAAAACGAGGTTGCCTTAAAAACGGAGCAACCTTCTAAGCCTGAGAGTGTGACAAAAGGTAAATATGAGGAGGTTGAAAATCTGGAAGGATTACAGCCCGGATATTATTTGATAGCCAATGTATTCGGCACCAAAAAATACTTGGATAATTTTATGGAGTCATTGCGCAAAAAAGGCTTGGAACCAAAATCATTTTACAGATCCTTCAATAAATTCAACTATGTTTATCTTGAGAGTTATAATAGTCTGGAAGCGGCTGAAAAGGCCAGAGATAGTAAGTTTTACGGAAGGTATACCGATGAAACCTGGATTTTTAGGGTTATTGGAAACTAA
- a CDS encoding SixA phosphatase family protein yields the protein MIDMKIEKLLVLVLCFAFLTSCKEEKVLEQPMESVVTTFYLIRHAEKDRSNPENTDPELNQDGLGRAIRWAEVFDLVPLDAVYSTDYERTTMTAAPTTVKKELTLQYYDPKDIDMAQFMSENLGNNVLIVGHSNTTPEFVNKLIGTQKYDDIDDYDNSNLFIVQIVNGKATDIRLKIN from the coding sequence ATGATCGATATGAAAATAGAAAAGCTTTTAGTTTTAGTGCTTTGTTTTGCCTTCTTAACAAGTTGCAAGGAGGAAAAGGTTTTAGAACAACCCATGGAATCCGTGGTCACCACCTTTTATTTAATCAGGCATGCGGAAAAAGATAGAAGCAATCCAGAGAATACGGATCCGGAACTAAACCAAGATGGATTGGGAAGGGCCATACGTTGGGCTGAAGTATTTGATTTGGTTCCCTTGGATGCGGTGTATTCAACGGATTACGAAAGGACCACTATGACTGCAGCACCAACAACTGTAAAAAAAGAACTTACCTTACAGTACTATGATCCAAAAGATATTGATATGGCTCAGTTCATGTCTGAAAACTTGGGAAACAATGTTTTAATTGTTGGCCACAGTAATACTACTCCAGAATTTGTAAACAAGCTGATTGGAACACAAAAATATGACGATATTGATGATTATGACAATAGCAACTTATTCATTGTCCAGATTGTAAATGGAAAAGCCACTGATATAAGACTTAAGATTAATTGA
- a CDS encoding DUF6503 family protein has product MKKLYVLLVFCSLLSCKEKKKESLTAQQIVDKAIVVSGGELFAKSKISFDFRDKHYISEGVGNNGVLKRVFDLEGKKIEDVKSKAKFERYIDGTLEVLHDTVAKKYDNAVNSVHYFVKLPYGLNDPAVNKSLLDEVTLKGIDYYKIKVTFDQNGGGEDFEDTYLYWINKETFKPDYLAYDFHVNEGGVRFRVAYNERYIEGIRFVDYENYQPKDDGTTINNIDTKYESGDLELLSKIVLKNISVVR; this is encoded by the coding sequence ATGAAAAAATTATATGTTCTATTGGTATTTTGCTCTCTATTGTCCTGTAAAGAGAAGAAAAAGGAAAGTCTAACAGCACAACAAATTGTAGACAAAGCTATAGTAGTAAGCGGAGGAGAGTTATTTGCCAAGAGCAAAATATCCTTTGATTTCAGGGACAAACATTATATCTCTGAGGGGGTTGGTAATAACGGGGTCTTAAAGCGGGTTTTTGATCTGGAAGGAAAAAAGATAGAGGATGTAAAGTCAAAGGCAAAATTTGAGCGGTATATAGATGGCACCTTAGAAGTACTCCATGATACTGTTGCCAAAAAATATGACAATGCCGTAAACTCTGTGCATTATTTTGTAAAACTACCTTATGGATTAAATGATCCTGCTGTAAATAAATCATTATTGGATGAGGTAACCTTAAAAGGAATAGACTATTATAAAATAAAAGTAACATTTGATCAAAATGGAGGAGGAGAGGATTTTGAGGACACCTACTTGTACTGGATCAATAAAGAAACCTTTAAGCCCGATTATTTGGCGTATGATTTTCATGTCAATGAAGGCGGAGTTCGCTTTAGGGTGGCCTATAATGAACGATATATAGAAGGTATACGGTTTGTGGATTACGAAAACTACCAACCAAAAGATGATGGAACTACAATAAATAATATTGACACAAAATACGAGTCGGGAGATTTGGAACTTTTATCAAAGATTGTATTGAAGAACATCTCCGTGGTGAGATAG
- the smpB gene encoding SsrA-binding protein SmpB, producing MQKNINIKNKKAKFEYEILDTYVAGIVLSGTEIKSIRLGRASISESFCEFNDLSELFVINMQVDEYSHGSHYNHKPKAERKLLLQRRELKKLEKEVNTSGLTIVPLNLFVNDNGLAKVKIALAKGKKLYDKRESIKERDTKRNLDRIKKSFNN from the coding sequence ATGCAGAAAAACATCAATATAAAGAATAAGAAGGCCAAATTTGAATATGAAATTTTGGATACTTATGTTGCGGGTATTGTCCTTTCAGGTACCGAGATAAAATCTATCCGTCTTGGTAGGGCCTCCATATCCGAAAGTTTCTGTGAATTTAACGATCTTTCAGAATTATTTGTAATCAATATGCAGGTGGATGAATATTCCCATGGCAGTCATTACAACCATAAACCTAAGGCAGAACGGAAACTTTTACTACAGAGAAGGGAGCTTAAAAAGCTGGAAAAAGAGGTCAATACCTCTGGACTAACTATTGTACCCTTGAATCTTTTTGTCAATGACAACGGATTGGCTAAAGTGAAGATAGCCCTGGCCAAGGGGAAAAAATTATACGACAAAAGGGAATCTATTAAAGAAAGGGATACCAAGAGAAATTTGGACAGGATCAAAAAAAGTTTCAACAACTAG
- a CDS encoding protein-L-isoaspartate(D-aspartate) O-methyltransferase produces the protein MKDTLKHRGMRNKLAEILADKGIVDHKVLEAIRTIPRHLFLDSSFEAHAYQDKAFPIGAEQTISQPYTVAFQTALLETEPNYKILEIGTGSGYQTATLLHLKTRVYTIERQLELFKKTNIFFKKMGYRPKKMIFGDGYKGLPEEAPFDGIVVTAGAPYVPKPLMAQLKIGGRLVIPVGNNDQIMTLYIRKSELEFEKMEYGSFRFVPLLEDKN, from the coding sequence TTGAAAGACACCCTGAAGCATCGTGGAATGCGTAATAAATTGGCCGAAATTTTAGCTGATAAAGGCATTGTGGACCATAAAGTATTGGAGGCCATACGTACCATACCCCGACATTTATTTTTAGATAGTAGTTTTGAAGCCCATGCCTATCAGGACAAAGCTTTTCCAATAGGGGCGGAACAAACCATATCCCAGCCGTATACCGTTGCCTTTCAAACAGCGCTGCTAGAAACAGAACCAAATTACAAAATTTTGGAAATAGGTACGGGGAGCGGCTACCAAACGGCCACCTTGTTACATTTAAAAACTAGAGTCTATACCATAGAGCGGCAATTGGAACTTTTTAAAAAAACGAACATCTTTTTCAAGAAAATGGGTTACCGACCTAAGAAGATGATATTTGGCGACGGGTATAAGGGCTTGCCAGAAGAAGCACCGTTTGATGGCATCGTGGTTACAGCAGGGGCTCCATATGTTCCCAAACCATTGATGGCGCAATTGAAAATAGGAGGCAGATTGGTCATCCCAGTGGGCAATAACGATCAGATAATGACCCTATATATTAGAAAATCGGAATTGGAATTTGAAAAAATGGAATATGGGTCGTTTAGGTTCGTACCTTTATTAGAAGATAAAAATTAA